Proteins found in one Emys orbicularis isolate rEmyOrb1 chromosome 23, rEmyOrb1.hap1, whole genome shotgun sequence genomic segment:
- the SMPDL3B gene encoding acid sphingomyelinase-like phosphodiesterase 3b: MDSLRFLLLLTHSRIAAAATGQGHFWHITDLHLDPEYRVATDPLHVCPSAGSKPVSNAGTWGNYMCDSPWILINSSIYAMKAILPDPDFILWTGDDTPHVPNEKLGEEVVLEIIANLTALIKQVFPDTKVYPAMGNHDFHPKNQFPAKTHRIYSATAELWRSWLSNASIPTFKAGAFYSEKLLGPNTKGQMIVLNTNLYYDSNNQTAGLEDPGGQFQWLEDVLTNASKAEEMVYIVGHIPPGFFEKKRSKPWFRKHFNKRYTEIVQQHHGVIAAQFFGHHHTDSFRMFYSNGGSPINTMFLAPGVTPWKTSLPGVHNGANNPGIRVFDYDRGTLQVKDVVTYYLNLTHANLVAPRWEREYRLTEAFQMPDGSARSMHMVLEKISKDKHYLQQYYQFNSVKYDLTECDESCQTDHVCAIREVDFLKYDECIKARSFTAVSTLPAKPLLFLCSLLGLLSFQGHLW, translated from the exons ATGGATTCCTTGAGATTCCTGCTGCTTCTAACGCACAGCAGAATTGCTGCCGCTGCCACCGGCCAAG GTCACTTTTGGCATATCACAGACCTCCATTTGGACCCAGAATACAGAGTGGCAACCGACCCTCTTCATGTGTGTCCGTCTGCTGGCTCCAAGCCAGTGTCCAATGCAGGCACATGGGGAAATTACATGTGTGATTCTCCTTGGATTCTCATAAACTCCTCCATTTATGCCATGAAGGCGATCCTGCCTGATCCGGACTTCATCCTTTGGACTGG TGACGATACCCCTCATGTCCCCAACGAGAAACTTGGAGAAGAAGTAGTGCTGGAAATAATTGCCAATTTGACTGCTCTGATAAAACAGGTGTTTCCAG ACACTAAAGTCTATCCTGCGATGGGCAATCATGACTTCCATCCCAAGAACCAGTTCCCAGCCAAGACACACAGGATCTACAGTGCAACAGCTGAACTGTGGCGCTCATGGCTCAGCAACGCCTCCATCCCAACGTTCAAAGCAG GTGCTTTCTACAGCGAGAAGCTGCTTGGTCCCAATACCAAAGGACAAATGATTGTCCTCAACACCAATCTGTACTATGATAGCAATAATCAGACAGCTGGCTTGGAGGACCCTGGTGGGCAGTTCCAGTGGCTGGAAGATGTGTTGACCAATGCGTCAAAAGCAGAAGAAATG GTCTACATTGTGGGGCACATTCCACCTGGTTTCTTTGAGAAGAAGCGGAGCAAACCCTGGTTTCGGAAGCACTTTAACAAACGATACACAGAGATCGTGCAGCAGCACCATGGAGTGATAGCTGCCCAGTTCTTTGGGCACCATCACACTGACAGCTTTCGGATGTTTTACAGCAATGGAG GTTCCCCAATCAACACCATGTTCTTAGCCCCAGGAGTGACTCCCTGGAAAACATCGCTACCCGGAGTGCACAACGGCGCCAACAACCCTGGGATCCGGGTCTTTGACTATGACCGAGGCACCCTGCAAGTGAAG GATGTAGTGACTTACTATTTAAACCTAACCCATGCTAACCTGGTGGCCCCAAGATGGGAGAGAGAGTATCGGCTGACTGAAGCCTTCCAGATGCCTGACGGGTCAGCACGCTCCATGCACATGGTGCTGGAGAAGATATCAAAGGACAAGCACTACTTACAGCAGTACTATCAGTTTAACTCAGTCAAGTATGACCTCACAGAGTGTGACGAGAGCTGCCAGACTGATCATGTCTGTGCTATCAGGGAAGTTGATTTTCTAAAATATGACGAATGCATTAAAGCCAGGAGCTTCACAGCTGTATCCACTCTTCCAGCAAAACCCCTTTTATTTCTCTGCTCACTGCTGGGCCTCCTCAGCTTCCAGGGGCACCTCTGGTGA